In one window of Cellulophaga sp. HaHa_2_95 DNA:
- a CDS encoding glycoside hydrolase family 97 protein yields the protein MSTILMVSLAACDRITVIDVTSPNGKNTFTLLPEKGIGFSVSYDGQEVLLPSIIELISNDFNFHGKLEVLKVENTTIENEWKSNFAELSTIPDHYNQLKVYLKKGESKITIICRAYDEGLAFSYEIPEQDHITEVALAENIHYNFKEDYQVWSTPKRGQGVLTAQGEYKKIPLSQLEKGVERPLVIEISDSLKIALAEAKLVDYARLSFDKGTSATYSILSSLDGRMGDQKQDTITGAIISKREESGAKVHKELPFQSPWRVVMMAKNEGELLTNNYIIQNLNDPSEIADESWIKPGKVLRETTLTTEGAYAAIDFVAAHNMQYIMFDAGWYGDEMKNSSDAMTVTLDPKRSKGPLDMEAVTAYGREKGIGLILYINRRALEKQIDEVLPLLKKWGVAGIKYGFVRVGDQDATAWLHEAVKRAAEYEMIIDVHDEYRPTGFSRTYPNFLTQEGIRGDEETVPNAHTLVSMFTRTLAGASDNTVCYYNSRVDKMGSHASQLAKTVCIFSPLQFLYWYDKPAAAPEKKDGLWGDTRHIGKEPELEFFNNVPTTWDETIVLEAKIGEIGVIARRKGSDWFIGGINGVKPRNIVLDFSFLAKGQPFKARFYTDDALVETRTKVKIEDFDITSETIKNLAVKANNGFAIHITTNK from the coding sequence TTGAGCACCATTTTAATGGTATCTCTTGCGGCATGCGATCGCATCACAGTTATCGATGTAACATCACCTAACGGGAAAAACACGTTTACACTGTTGCCTGAAAAAGGTATTGGTTTTTCGGTGTCTTATGACGGACAGGAAGTTTTATTGCCTTCAATTATTGAACTGATTTCAAACGATTTTAATTTTCACGGTAAGTTAGAGGTTCTAAAAGTTGAAAATACAACCATTGAGAACGAATGGAAATCTAATTTTGCAGAGCTAAGTACGATACCTGATCACTATAATCAGCTTAAAGTATACCTTAAAAAAGGAGAGTCTAAAATTACTATTATTTGTAGAGCTTACGATGAGGGACTCGCATTTTCCTATGAGATTCCGGAACAAGATCATATTACAGAAGTGGCCTTAGCGGAGAATATTCATTACAATTTTAAAGAAGATTATCAAGTGTGGTCCACCCCAAAACGCGGACAAGGAGTACTAACGGCTCAAGGGGAGTATAAAAAAATTCCATTAAGCCAATTAGAAAAAGGTGTTGAACGTCCTTTGGTTATTGAAATTAGTGATAGCTTAAAAATTGCATTAGCGGAAGCGAAATTGGTAGATTATGCTAGATTAAGTTTTGACAAAGGAACAAGTGCTACTTACAGTATTTTATCAAGTTTGGATGGTAGAATGGGCGATCAAAAGCAGGATACCATTACGGGTGCTATTATTTCTAAACGAGAGGAATCAGGGGCTAAGGTGCATAAGGAATTACCTTTTCAATCTCCCTGGAGAGTGGTAATGATGGCTAAAAATGAGGGGGAATTATTGACCAATAATTATATCATTCAAAACTTAAATGACCCTTCTGAAATTGCAGACGAATCTTGGATAAAACCAGGGAAGGTATTACGAGAAACGACACTTACCACAGAAGGTGCTTATGCAGCTATTGATTTTGTAGCTGCACATAACATGCAATATATCATGTTTGATGCAGGCTGGTATGGTGATGAAATGAAAAATAGCTCAGATGCCATGACGGTAACCTTAGATCCTAAAAGATCAAAAGGCCCTTTAGACATGGAAGCGGTTACGGCGTACGGCAGGGAAAAAGGAATTGGATTGATACTGTATATAAATCGTCGTGCTTTAGAAAAACAAATCGATGAAGTATTGCCCTTGTTGAAAAAATGGGGCGTAGCAGGCATTAAATATGGCTTTGTTCGGGTTGGAGACCAAGATGCTACGGCTTGGTTGCATGAAGCGGTTAAAAGAGCAGCCGAATATGAAATGATTATAGATGTGCATGATGAATATAGACCTACAGGCTTTTCTAGAACCTATCCAAATTTTCTAACGCAGGAAGGGATTCGTGGTGATGAGGAAACAGTACCTAATGCTCATACTTTGGTTAGTATGTTTACACGCACGCTTGCCGGAGCTTCAGATAATACAGTTTGTTATTATAATTCTAGAGTTGACAAAATGGGGTCTCATGCCTCTCAACTGGCAAAAACAGTTTGTATTTTCAGTCCACTTCAATTTTTATATTGGTATGATAAGCCAGCAGCAGCACCAGAAAAAAAAGATGGCCTGTGGGGAGATACAAGGCATATCGGTAAAGAGCCAGAATTAGAGTTTTTTAACAATGTGCCTACCACGTGGGATGAAACCATCGTTTTAGAAGCTAAAATTGGAGAAATTGGGGTCATCGCCAGAAGGAAAGGATCAGATTGGTTTATTGGAGGAATTAATGGGGTAAAGCCTCGGAATATAGTTTTAGATTTTTCTTTTTTAGCAAAAGGACAGCCATTTAAGGCCAGGTTTTATACCGATGATGCGCTTGTGGAAACACGAACAAAAGTGAAAATTGAAGATTTTGACATTACAAGTGAGACTATTAAGAACCTAGCGGTTAAAGCTAATAATGGTTTTGCAATACACATAACAACAAACAAATAA
- a CDS encoding sugar porter family MFS transporter produces MSKRILLWSITAALAGFLFGFDVVVISGADKKLQLLWESSDTFHGWVVMGMALWGTVVGAIFGGFPTNKYGRKNTLIAIGVLFAVSAVGSALSNDPYVFALFRFIGGIGVGASTIAAPAYISEIAPAKDRGRLVALYQFNIVFGILIAFLSNYLLSSIGENAWRWMLGVEAIPAVVYILFAIKVPKSPRWLLSKSRISEAKKVLQIIDPNADVDAQIAAMNQHSEKSDKSETIFIKKYRFPLVLAFMIAFFNQFSGINAFLYYAPRIFEEAGLGESTALLSSVGIGVTNLVFTLLGVFLIDRVGRKTLMYVGSVGYIISLGLVSAAFFYSWTGLAVPIFLFLFIAAHAIGQGAVIWVFISEIFPNHLRASGQSFGSSVHWILAALIPSLIPYLFQHPMVGAGVVFLIFAVMMVFQLLFVMFLMPETKGKTLEELEVEILRKKE; encoded by the coding sequence ATGAGCAAAAGAATTTTATTATGGTCAATCACAGCAGCTCTAGCAGGGTTCCTCTTTGGTTTTGATGTTGTCGTTATCTCTGGAGCAGATAAAAAATTACAACTTCTCTGGGAGTCATCAGATACCTTCCATGGTTGGGTGGTTATGGGTATGGCCCTTTGGGGTACTGTTGTTGGTGCAATTTTCGGTGGTTTTCCAACAAATAAATACGGGCGTAAAAATACGTTAATTGCCATTGGAGTTTTATTTGCGGTCTCTGCTGTAGGCTCAGCATTGTCTAATGATCCTTATGTATTTGCCTTATTTAGATTTATTGGTGGTATTGGTGTTGGTGCATCTACGATTGCTGCCCCAGCTTATATCTCAGAGATTGCTCCTGCCAAGGATAGAGGTAGGCTTGTAGCATTGTATCAGTTCAATATTGTATTTGGAATATTAATAGCTTTTTTATCTAATTATTTATTGAGTAGTATAGGGGAAAATGCTTGGAGGTGGATGCTAGGTGTAGAAGCTATACCCGCAGTAGTATATATATTATTTGCAATAAAGGTTCCCAAAAGCCCTCGTTGGTTGTTATCAAAATCGAGAATTTCAGAAGCAAAAAAAGTATTACAAATAATAGACCCAAATGCAGATGTAGATGCTCAAATAGCAGCGATGAATCAACACTCTGAGAAAAGTGATAAATCAGAGACTATTTTTATTAAAAAATATAGATTTCCATTAGTATTAGCCTTTATGATTGCTTTTTTCAATCAATTTTCAGGAATAAACGCCTTTCTATATTATGCTCCTAGAATCTTTGAAGAAGCTGGTTTAGGAGAGAGTACAGCACTATTAAGCAGTGTTGGTATTGGTGTTACTAATTTAGTATTCACATTATTAGGTGTTTTTTTAATTGATAGAGTAGGACGAAAAACCTTAATGTATGTAGGTTCGGTGGGGTATATTATTTCATTAGGACTTGTATCTGCAGCTTTCTTTTATAGTTGGACAGGGTTAGCAGTACCTATTTTCTTGTTTTTATTTATAGCAGCACATGCTATAGGGCAAGGTGCGGTAATCTGGGTTTTTATTTCAGAAATTTTTCCAAATCACTTACGAGCATCGGGTCAGTCTTTTGGAAGTTCTGTGCATTGGATTTTAGCAGCGCTTATTCCTTCTTTAATACCTTACTTGTTTCAACATCCTATGGTGGGAGCAGGAGTCGTGTTTTTAATTTTTGCAGTAATGATGGTGTTCCAATTATTGTTTGTTATGTTCCTGATGCCAGAAACAAAAGGGAAAACTCTAGAAGAATTGGAAGTTGAAATTTTAAGAAAAAAAGAATAA
- a CDS encoding sulfatase, with the protein MKLFKNFKSALIVLIFLVGKPTEMFSFQQVQKTNNLKLKKQKGKKPRNVIFILTDDHRNDFMGFTGKVPWLKTPNLDRMASEGAHMKNAFVTTSLCSPSRASILTGQYSHVHTIVDNVAPNPGDLTFFPQYLQKAGYQTSFFGKWHMGDHNDSPRPGFDHWESFAGQGDYYAPNLNINGENTQYDEETYVTDLLTDHAVDWLDHRDQDKPFFMYLSHKAVHAMFFPAKRHEGMYAGKKIDKPDSYTQTIGSEYKKLNWPDWVKRQRDSWHGVDYMYHGTADGTFDDLVQRYCETLMGVDDSVGTVLDWLKANGLEESTMVIYMGDNGFSWGEHGLIDKRHFYEESVKVPMLVRCPELFEGGKTVEKMVQNVDIAPTILDCAGLEKPAYMPGKSFVQLLKGDETKWRDKIFYEYYFEYDFPMTPTVFGVRTDKYKYIRYNGIWDTNELYDIENDPNEIVNLIDDPKLQPLIKDFANSLYDWLENTNGMQIPLKRNVFHRIGDYEHANQY; encoded by the coding sequence ATGAAACTTTTTAAGAATTTTAAATCAGCTTTAATCGTACTAATTTTCTTAGTAGGGAAGCCAACGGAAATGTTCAGTTTTCAACAAGTTCAGAAAACAAATAACTTAAAATTGAAAAAGCAGAAGGGGAAAAAACCGCGTAATGTTATTTTCATTTTAACAGATGATCACCGGAATGATTTTATGGGGTTTACAGGAAAAGTTCCTTGGTTAAAAACGCCAAATTTAGACAGAATGGCAAGTGAAGGAGCGCATATGAAAAATGCTTTTGTCACCACATCCTTATGTTCGCCAAGTAGAGCAAGCATTTTAACGGGACAATATTCACATGTACACACCATTGTAGATAATGTGGCTCCTAACCCTGGTGATTTAACATTCTTTCCTCAATATTTACAAAAAGCAGGGTATCAAACTTCCTTCTTTGGTAAATGGCATATGGGCGACCATAATGATAGTCCAAGACCAGGTTTTGATCATTGGGAAAGTTTTGCAGGTCAAGGAGATTATTACGCACCAAACTTAAATATCAATGGTGAAAATACGCAGTATGATGAAGAGACCTATGTGACAGATTTGTTAACTGATCATGCGGTAGACTGGTTGGATCATAGAGATCAGGATAAACCATTTTTTATGTATTTATCGCATAAAGCAGTGCATGCCATGTTTTTTCCTGCCAAACGTCATGAGGGTATGTATGCTGGTAAAAAGATTGACAAGCCAGATAGTTACACCCAAACAATAGGGTCTGAGTATAAAAAATTAAACTGGCCAGATTGGGTGAAGCGACAACGTGATAGTTGGCATGGGGTAGATTACATGTATCATGGTACTGCCGATGGAACTTTCGATGATTTAGTGCAACGCTATTGTGAAACCTTAATGGGAGTAGATGATAGTGTGGGTACGGTATTAGATTGGCTAAAAGCAAATGGATTAGAGGAGTCTACCATGGTTATTTATATGGGTGATAATGGTTTTAGTTGGGGAGAACACGGACTAATAGACAAACGCCATTTTTACGAAGAATCTGTAAAGGTGCCTATGTTAGTGCGTTGTCCTGAATTATTTGAAGGAGGAAAAACCGTTGAAAAAATGGTGCAAAATGTAGATATAGCACCAACAATTTTAGATTGCGCAGGCTTAGAAAAACCAGCATATATGCCTGGGAAATCTTTCGTGCAATTACTTAAAGGAGACGAAACCAAATGGCGCGATAAAATATTTTATGAGTACTATTTTGAATATGATTTTCCGATGACGCCAACCGTATTTGGAGTAAGAACAGATAAATACAAATACATAAGATATAATGGTATTTGGGATACGAATGAGTTGTATGATATTGAAAATGATCCCAATGAAATTGTCAATTTAATTGATGATCCAAAACTGCAACCATTGATTAAAGATTTTGCCAATAGTTTGTATGACTGGTTAGAAAATACAAACGGAATGCAAATCCCTTTAAAACGAAATGTGTTTCATCGGATTGGAGATTACGAGCATGCCAATCAATATTAA
- a CDS encoding heparinase II/III family protein: MKKMELKLKSVVFVLLLSMLIGTVTTNAQNANHPRIYTTNDAKPEFLSSIKSIEWKKSLIDKKIENLEKYLKFVENDPTWLVSRLQMNWNTKHDKVFLKGGNFDHSEGSAPVPTVRFSGTRDWASEYSTPKLEDIEPYFDDPRGYYLSHKKTKIKEWVHPSKIGFAIEGTNRKIMSLVEDASFLYWVTGDKKYAEFAKPVYETYIEGMYYRDAPIDLENGVQQRISGLATFEVIHEKILIHLITTYDFLYDYFEAEKVNLDHSAAVFQKWGDQIITNGIPDNNWNLFQARFLTYVALVLEDNKTYKNGKGRQYFLDRTFNTSSERQLAIKESLLVYNQETGMWPECASYSVHVITTLLDIFTLLDHATNKNELSNFPIIEKAALASFQYLFPSGYTVGFGDSNHKTLPPENFELLISNYNKYNNVEQETIISGLLAQMIAKGEYKREAKDLPQLFFYVDELKTSKNNENRLDQLTSPTFYASNVSMFNQRLGSGAHAMMVSTAGSYGNHSHANGISIELFANTYVLGLDMGKGSSYWHSDHREYYSRFPAHNTVLVDGISDYNAMRGYHPFKLDNNFPRVSEKPSFDKLTFSKVSFFEPKTQADQQRFTAIIKSNASNGYFIDVFRSKKQSGGDQRHDYFYHNLGQSLQILDKKSNALTLKKSKDFGSIYGDIKGYDYLSSKKKVKTAENVQALFKLKTTDNPDNLMKVWIKGSEKQSIYTALAPKSNVLKKDSGTAPSEVFGDSIQTLIVKREASAWENPFAMVFNPYFEGKDNPIAEVNYSSIKENPSTQVINVTLNDDTTDTIILNTAEEEVVEKDGLYQKGLLSVVKTAKNSDDLAYFFLGGMYKYEQHGWEIVASGIPVNVSVERNGDTFVLESDGPILIRAPFLKGKKSAKLQVYENDILISSRKGQVSRANPEQLVFRLEKAYREVVIAY, encoded by the coding sequence ATGAAAAAGATGGAGTTAAAATTGAAGTCAGTTGTATTTGTATTGCTTTTAAGTATGCTTATAGGTACAGTAACAACAAATGCTCAGAATGCAAATCACCCTAGAATTTATACAACAAATGATGCTAAGCCTGAATTTTTAAGCAGTATAAAATCTATTGAATGGAAAAAAAGTTTAATAGATAAGAAAATAGAAAACCTAGAAAAATATTTAAAGTTTGTTGAAAATGACCCAACATGGTTGGTTTCTAGGTTACAAATGAATTGGAACACTAAGCATGATAAGGTCTTTCTTAAAGGAGGAAATTTTGATCATTCGGAGGGCAGTGCTCCAGTGCCTACAGTACGTTTTTCAGGAACAAGGGATTGGGCTTCAGAATATTCAACGCCTAAATTAGAGGATATAGAACCGTATTTTGATGATCCTCGTGGTTACTATTTATCGCATAAGAAAACAAAGATTAAAGAATGGGTTCATCCCTCAAAAATAGGATTTGCTATTGAAGGAACTAATCGTAAGATTATGAGTCTTGTTGAAGATGCTTCTTTTTTATATTGGGTAACGGGCGATAAAAAATATGCTGAGTTTGCAAAGCCAGTCTATGAAACCTATATCGAAGGGATGTACTATAGAGATGCCCCTATCGATTTAGAAAATGGAGTACAGCAGCGTATTTCTGGATTAGCAACGTTTGAAGTTATTCATGAAAAAATATTGATTCATTTAATTACAACCTATGATTTTCTGTATGATTATTTTGAAGCGGAAAAAGTAAATCTAGATCATAGTGCTGCAGTATTTCAAAAATGGGGAGATCAAATTATTACTAACGGAATTCCAGATAATAATTGGAATCTTTTTCAGGCTAGATTTTTAACCTATGTAGCCTTGGTTTTAGAGGATAACAAAACCTATAAAAACGGAAAAGGACGCCAGTATTTTCTAGACCGTACTTTTAATACCTCTTCAGAAAGGCAATTAGCTATTAAGGAATCATTATTGGTTTACAATCAAGAAACGGGTATGTGGCCAGAATGTGCTTCCTATTCCGTTCATGTGATTACTACCTTACTTGATATTTTTACACTTTTAGATCATGCAACAAATAAAAACGAATTATCAAATTTTCCAATTATTGAAAAGGCAGCCCTAGCATCATTTCAATATTTGTTTCCTAGCGGGTATACTGTTGGTTTTGGCGATTCAAATCACAAAACATTACCGCCTGAAAATTTTGAGCTTTTAATTTCAAACTATAATAAATACAACAATGTAGAACAAGAAACTATTATTTCTGGACTGTTAGCTCAAATGATAGCTAAAGGAGAATACAAACGTGAAGCAAAAGATTTGCCGCAATTATTCTTTTATGTGGATGAATTAAAAACGTCAAAAAATAACGAAAACAGACTGGATCAATTAACATCGCCAACGTTTTACGCCTCTAACGTTAGTATGTTTAATCAGAGATTGGGTAGTGGAGCGCATGCCATGATGGTTTCTACCGCAGGTTCTTACGGAAACCATTCTCATGCCAATGGTATTTCTATTGAGCTATTTGCAAATACTTATGTTTTGGGTCTAGATATGGGGAAAGGTTCTAGTTATTGGCATAGTGACCATAGAGAATATTACTCTAGGTTCCCAGCGCATAATACAGTTTTGGTAGATGGCATATCAGATTACAACGCGATGCGAGGTTATCATCCTTTTAAATTAGATAACAATTTTCCGAGAGTAAGTGAAAAACCTTCGTTTGATAAGTTGACCTTCTCTAAAGTGTCTTTTTTTGAGCCTAAAACTCAGGCAGACCAACAACGCTTTACAGCAATTATAAAATCGAATGCTTCAAATGGCTATTTTATAGATGTATTCCGATCAAAAAAACAATCAGGTGGCGACCAACGTCACGATTATTTTTATCATAATCTGGGGCAGTCACTTCAAATTTTAGATAAAAAATCTAATGCACTTACTTTAAAAAAATCCAAAGATTTTGGGAGTATATATGGCGATATCAAAGGCTATGATTATTTAAGTAGTAAAAAGAAAGTGAAAACAGCTGAAAATGTGCAAGCACTTTTTAAGCTCAAGACTACGGATAATCCTGATAACTTAATGAAAGTTTGGATCAAAGGAAGTGAAAAGCAAAGTATTTACACCGCTTTAGCTCCCAAATCTAATGTGCTAAAAAAAGATTCAGGCACAGCACCTTCGGAGGTATTTGGAGATTCAATTCAAACATTAATTGTAAAGCGAGAGGCATCCGCATGGGAGAATCCGTTTGCTATGGTTTTTAATCCTTATTTCGAAGGAAAAGATAATCCAATTGCTGAGGTAAACTATTCGTCAATTAAAGAAAACCCGAGCACGCAAGTCATTAATGTGACATTAAATGATGACACCACGGATACCATCATTTTAAACACGGCGGAAGAAGAGGTAGTTGAAAAAGATGGGTTGTACCAAAAGGGATTGTTATCGGTTGTAAAAACAGCTAAAAATAGTGATGATTTAGCGTACTTCTTTCTTGGAGGGATGTACAAATACGAACAGCACGGTTGGGAAATTGTAGCTTCCGGAATTCCTGTTAATGTTTCTGTAGAACGTAATGGAGATACTTTTGTGTTAGAATCAGACGGACCGATTTTAATAAGGGCACCTTTTCTGAAAGGAAAAAAATCGGCCAAATTACAAGTTTATGAGAATGATATTTTAATTAGTTCCAGAAAAGGGCAAGTGTCAAGAGCTAACCCTGAACAATTGGTATTCAGATTAGAAAAGGCATATCGTGAAGTAGTTATAGCATACTAA
- a CDS encoding AraC family transcriptional regulator, with the protein MKLHFLNRSNKEHKSLTVSHSIYDNFLKVWHYHEELELVFIEKSSGMRFVGDSIEKFYSGDVVLIGKNLPHMWLNEDKYFQNDATLKAEAISVHFKKDFLGDKFLNVPETEQIADLLHLAVRGIKFNNLSEKLIQNLKSLAKLDDTTQIISLLEILNQLSKHNNYTLLSSSGFLNSFHKTENKRLDKIYEYVFQNFNTPMSSGDVAENIGMNKSAFSRFFKKIHRKPFTKYLNEIRIGYACKLLIENKESITSIAYLCGFNNISNFNRQFKLLKNSSPSSYLEFYSKNKTEGKKSIE; encoded by the coding sequence ATGAAGCTTCATTTTTTAAACAGATCTAACAAAGAGCACAAATCACTTACCGTATCACATAGTATTTATGACAACTTTTTAAAGGTATGGCACTATCACGAAGAACTTGAACTTGTGTTTATTGAAAAAAGTTCGGGAATGCGTTTTGTGGGAGATAGTATCGAAAAATTTTACAGTGGTGACGTTGTTTTAATTGGAAAAAACCTGCCCCATATGTGGTTAAATGAAGACAAATATTTTCAAAACGATGCTACACTCAAAGCCGAAGCTATTTCTGTTCATTTTAAAAAAGATTTTCTAGGAGATAAATTTTTAAATGTCCCTGAAACGGAACAAATTGCTGACCTCTTACATCTTGCCGTTCGTGGAATTAAGTTTAATAATCTAAGTGAAAAATTAATCCAAAATCTAAAGTCACTAGCGAAATTAGATGATACAACCCAAATTATTTCGCTGCTAGAAATACTCAATCAATTATCAAAACACAACAACTACACGCTGTTATCCAGCAGTGGTTTCTTAAACAGTTTTCACAAAACAGAAAACAAACGATTGGATAAAATTTATGAATACGTTTTTCAAAATTTTAATACTCCTATGAGCTCAGGAGATGTTGCTGAGAATATAGGAATGAACAAATCTGCCTTTAGTCGCTTTTTTAAAAAAATACATCGCAAACCTTTCACAAAATATCTCAATGAGATACGAATAGGCTATGCATGTAAGTTACTTATAGAAAATAAAGAAAGTATCACATCCATAGCCTATTTATGTGGGTTCAATAATATCTCTAACTTCAATAGACAATTTAAACTTCTTAAAAACAGTTCTCCCTCTTCCTATCTAGAATTTTACAGCAAAAATAAAACAGAAGGCAAAAAAAGTATTGAATAA
- a CDS encoding alpha/beta hydrolase family protein, giving the protein MFKFLSFLIAFFFSLGLLAAKIDTLVVSSKSMRKKIKNLVITPDSYQKKELRYNVVYLLHGAGGNHKSWLEKAPELEQYADLYNVIIVCPDGDKTSWYFDSPLDKNMSYETYIAEELVSHVDKKYDTAPDSENRAITGYSMGGHGALYLAFKHLDVWGSAASMSGGVDIRPFPLQWDIAKRLGDYADAPEEWENHTVINLTHLLNGQNLDFLIDCGVDDFFYNANLRLHQKLLERNIPHDYIERPGGHTNEYWRNSIKYQMLFFNDYFQKSKEQTK; this is encoded by the coding sequence ATGTTTAAATTTTTAAGCTTTTTAATTGCTTTTTTTTTCTCGTTAGGCCTATTGGCAGCAAAGATAGATACACTAGTGGTTTCTAGTAAATCAATGCGTAAGAAGATTAAAAATTTGGTGATCACTCCAGATTCTTATCAAAAAAAAGAGTTACGCTATAATGTAGTTTATCTATTGCATGGCGCAGGAGGTAATCATAAATCGTGGTTAGAAAAAGCTCCTGAGCTAGAGCAGTATGCTGACTTATATAATGTTATTATAGTTTGCCCTGATGGCGATAAAACGAGTTGGTATTTTGACAGTCCGCTTGATAAGAATATGAGTTATGAAACCTACATCGCAGAGGAGTTAGTATCTCATGTCGATAAAAAATATGATACAGCGCCAGACTCTGAAAATAGGGCTATAACGGGGTATAGTATGGGAGGGCACGGTGCCCTGTATTTAGCATTTAAACATTTAGATGTTTGGGGATCTGCGGCTAGTATGAGTGGTGGAGTAGATATTAGACCCTTTCCATTACAATGGGATATTGCCAAACGCTTGGGAGATTATGCTGATGCTCCTGAAGAATGGGAAAACCATACTGTAATTAATTTAACACATCTGTTAAATGGACAAAATTTAGATTTTTTGATAGACTGTGGTGTAGATGATTTCTTTTATAATGCAAACCTAAGGTTACATCAAAAACTTCTGGAACGAAATATACCTCATGATTACATTGAAAGGCCAGGAGGTCATACCAATGAATATTGGAGGAATTCTATAAAATATCAAATGCTTTTTTTTAATGATTATTTTCAAAAAAGTAAGGAACAAACCAAATAA
- a CDS encoding alpha/beta hydrolase, giving the protein MKVLINIVFIFSFLGFLSEVHGQDKYEAREILPDSSVYKIIEGDTLKLTLFYPENVHQKKKFPAIVFYFGGGWSGGTTTQFEDQAKYFAARGMVAVLVDYRVKSRHETTPFDAVRDAKSAIRYLRSNAKKLHINPKKIVASGGSAGGHLAAATAIIKGLEEPSEDVSISSKANALVLYNPVIDNSKTGYGYDKVGDRYLEISPLHNIEKGAPPTLFLLGSKDPLIPVATAYEYQSKMQAIGSRCDVVIYEGQKHGFFNQWKENGPEYFRKTTVEVDAFLQSIKYLKGKATL; this is encoded by the coding sequence ATGAAGGTCTTAATAAACATTGTATTCATTTTTAGCTTTTTAGGATTTTTGTCTGAGGTTCATGGTCAGGACAAATACGAAGCTAGAGAAATACTACCAGATAGTTCGGTGTATAAAATAATTGAGGGAGATACCTTAAAACTAACGCTGTTCTATCCTGAAAACGTACATCAAAAGAAAAAATTTCCAGCTATCGTTTTTTATTTTGGTGGCGGATGGAGCGGAGGTACAACCACGCAATTTGAAGACCAAGCAAAGTATTTTGCAGCAAGAGGAATGGTCGCAGTATTGGTGGATTATCGCGTAAAATCAAGACACGAAACAACTCCGTTTGATGCCGTTCGTGATGCGAAGTCTGCAATACGGTATTTGAGAAGTAATGCTAAGAAACTGCATATAAATCCTAAAAAAATAGTGGCTTCTGGCGGATCAGCAGGAGGGCATTTGGCTGCTGCAACAGCGATCATAAAAGGTTTAGAAGAACCTAGTGAAGATGTATCAATTAGTTCTAAAGCAAATGCGTTAGTCTTATACAATCCTGTAATTGATAATAGCAAGACTGGATATGGATATGATAAGGTAGGTGATCGCTATTTAGAAATATCACCCCTCCATAATATAGAAAAAGGAGCGCCACCTACCTTGTTTTTATTAGGGAGTAAAGATCCTCTAATTCCGGTTGCTACTGCTTATGAGTATCAGTCTAAAATGCAGGCTATTGGGAGCCGCTGTGATGTTGTTATTTATGAAGGACAGAAGCATGGGTTTTTTAATCAATGGAAAGAAAACGGACCTGAATATTTTAGAAAAACAACAGTTGAAGTAGATGCTTTTTTACAATCTATAAAATATTTAAAAGGAAAAGCAACACTGTAG